In a single window of the Candoia aspera isolate rCanAsp1 chromosome 14, rCanAsp1.hap2, whole genome shotgun sequence genome:
- the LOC134505410 gene encoding adenine nucleotide translocase lysine N-methyltransferase-like, which translates to MAARLGSARLGSASRRCPRTARAVARNHRVASEKEEGRALLRLEGTLRPIELRVILKLKGAGRKAQKLLGAMGIARTPPPKPGSSPAERAFPRIRGGRLQPEPASRARTAARASSLGLQPGPRGMDWDDVLEAQAAELQQKGGSWRPFQIASSTGFLIYFAWTGALALRFRKVSPQVPYVPSSAKQVQNMMSLLKGRSGKLVDLGSGDGRIVLEAYKQGFQPVIGYELNPWLLKLSHFHAWRAGCYGKVFYLQQDLWKADLSDCSNVTVFLAPSVVPQLENKLLSELPEEACVVAARFPFLKWTPSKVVGESLEKAWAYNIREVRQGKEDTSGSSSAEAAVLAPNVRSCSKDGREEV; encoded by the exons ATGGCTGcccggctcggctcggctcggctcggctcagCTTCCCGCCGCTGTCCTCGAACGGCCCGCGCAGTCGCCCGCAACCATAGAGTCGCCTCAGAGAAGGAGGAAGGGCGAGCGCTCCTAAGGCTAGAGGGGACGCTCCGGCCCATCGAGCTGAG GGTTATTCTTAAGCTAAAGGGGGCGGGACGAAAGGCTCAGAAACTCCTCGGAGCAATG GGCATCGCCcggaccccaccccccaaacctgGGTCATCCCCAGCAGAGCGCGCCTTCCCACGAATTCGGGGCGGGCGCCTGCAGCCCGAACCCGCCTCCCGGGCGAGAACCGCAGCCCGCGCCTCCTCCCTGGGGCTGCAGCCCGGCCCCCGGG GCATGGATTGGGATGACGTTTTAGAAGCACAAGCAGCCGAGCTGCAGCAGAAGGGGGGCAGCTGGCGTCCTTTCCAAATTGCATCCAGCACCGGCTTTCTCATCTACTTTGCCTGGACTGGGGCTCTGGCCCTCAGATTCCGCAAAGTCTCTCCGCAG GTGCCGTACGTGCCATCCAGTGCCAAGCAAGTCCAGAACATGATGTCACTGCTTAAAGGGCGCTCAGGAAAGCTGGTGGATTTAGGCTCCGGTGATGGCAGAATC GTACTGGAGGCCTATAAGCAAGGTTTCCAACCGGTTATTGGCTACGAACTCAACCCATGGCTCTTGAAACTCTCCCATTTTCATGCTTGGCGGGCTGGATGCTATGGAAAAGTTTTCTACCTCCAACAAGATCTTTGGAAG GCAGATCTCTCTGACTGCAGCAACGTGACTGTGTTCTTGGCCCCCAGTGTG GTACCTCAGCTGGAGAACAAGCTGCTTTCTGAACTCCCAGAGGAGGCCTGCGTGGTGGCTGCCCGCTTTCCCTTCCTCAAATGGACCCCTTCCAAAGTGGTTGGAGAAAGTCTAGAGAAAGCCTGGGCCTACAACATTAGAGAAGTGCGACAAGGAAAAGAGGACACCTCAGGGAGCAGCTCAGCAGAAGCAGCAGTGCTTGCTCCAAACGTGAGATCCTGCAGTAAAGACGGAAGGGAGGAAGTGTGA